From Leptospira congkakensis, one genomic window encodes:
- a CDS encoding copper chaperone PCu(A)C produces MLRKINITNAGFLLLIQVNLFVFCHKPTEAIQLWMTPSPDVAKTAAVYGEIRNPFANSVEIQTIVSDMYQSVEFHETTVDNTLQIARMRKIEYPIPMKASETILLTRSSKHLMLYGKIKQSDNLKLEIQFSNGEKRTVIVEERSL; encoded by the coding sequence TTGTTACGAAAGATAAATATAACAAATGCAGGATTTCTGTTACTAATTCAAGTCAATTTGTTTGTTTTCTGTCACAAACCTACAGAAGCGATCCAACTTTGGATGACTCCTAGCCCTGATGTAGCAAAAACTGCTGCCGTATACGGTGAAATTAGAAATCCTTTTGCCAACTCTGTAGAAATCCAAACGATAGTCAGTGATATGTATCAGTCGGTTGAATTTCATGAAACAACAGTGGACAATACATTACAAATCGCCCGTATGCGTAAGATAGAATATCCGATTCCTATGAAAGCCTCTGAAACCATTTTACTCACAAGGTCTAGCAAACATTTGATGTTATACGGTAAAATAAAACAATCGGATAATTTAAAATTAGAAATTCAGTTTTCTAATGGAGAAAAACGAACTGTGATTGTGGAGGAAAGATCATTATGA
- a CDS encoding ArnT family glycosyltransferase: MKFLSVHRTFIFLIGVLIFFLFYGNSSPLVDQDEAAYAGFSRSMMETGDYLSMDFPYSTPHRKPPLHFWITSSLFRVLGASEWVLRLFPALCILGTCLLTYHLTNIMYGSRTALYAFSILSFSLYFPLNGKIALVDSLLVFFGMLGFVSLYHWIKFNKKRFVFLFWLSVSLGILVKGPPILIFLGGTCLLLLSVNQIRSQIWKLNPFLWLPIALLPLFYWGYLSWQKDNGELIRWMLDWYIFRRATDPVFGQSGPPGTYLLLFLVTIFPWTRIYLSFLYENGWKLIALLKTGGLTISKHLFPWNWKEENYTFTPKRFLLLGLVFSWIFYEGLASKLPSYPLSAYPILAILLGDQLARKHNQIYMYRIYLTVALLMIAVLSFVILPKFSEMRTDSKKAAQRIQSIVSKDETLYSFGAHGIPSFAFYYHKPIQEITWEELSKIEGYILVSESDFQVWKGLGLKWEGLGETLSVYAYDRNKKLNLRLVKATKP, encoded by the coding sequence GTGAAATTCTTATCTGTTCATCGCACCTTTATTTTCCTGATTGGCGTTTTGATTTTTTTTCTATTCTATGGGAACTCTTCCCCCCTTGTAGACCAAGACGAAGCTGCTTATGCAGGGTTTTCTCGTTCCATGATGGAAACAGGAGATTATTTGAGTATGGACTTCCCTTACTCCACTCCGCATAGAAAACCACCGTTACATTTTTGGATTACTTCTTCTTTATTTCGTGTTTTGGGTGCCTCCGAGTGGGTTTTACGTCTTTTCCCAGCACTTTGTATTTTAGGGACTTGTTTACTTACATACCATTTAACAAACATTATGTATGGTTCGAGAACAGCTCTTTATGCGTTTAGCATTCTAAGTTTTTCCTTATACTTTCCTTTGAACGGGAAAATTGCACTTGTGGATTCTCTTTTAGTATTTTTTGGAATGTTGGGATTTGTTTCTCTTTACCACTGGATCAAATTCAACAAAAAACGTTTTGTCTTTTTATTCTGGCTTTCTGTAAGTTTGGGAATTCTTGTCAAAGGTCCACCCATACTTATTTTTCTCGGAGGCACTTGTCTGCTTCTTCTTAGCGTAAATCAAATCAGATCACAAATTTGGAAACTCAATCCATTTCTCTGGTTACCAATCGCCCTCCTCCCACTTTTTTATTGGGGTTATCTTTCTTGGCAAAAAGACAATGGAGAACTGATACGTTGGATGTTGGATTGGTATATCTTTCGTCGAGCTACCGATCCAGTGTTTGGACAATCAGGACCACCTGGCACCTATCTTCTATTATTTCTTGTGACAATTTTTCCATGGACTAGAATTTACCTTTCCTTTCTTTACGAAAACGGATGGAAATTAATCGCACTTTTAAAAACGGGCGGACTTACCATTTCAAAACATCTTTTTCCTTGGAACTGGAAAGAAGAAAATTATACTTTTACTCCAAAAAGATTTTTGTTACTTGGGCTTGTATTCTCTTGGATCTTTTATGAAGGACTAGCAAGTAAACTTCCCTCCTATCCACTATCTGCTTATCCAATTCTTGCCATCCTTCTCGGTGACCAACTCGCAAGAAAACACAACCAAATTTATATGTATCGAATCTACTTAACTGTTGCATTGTTAATGATCGCAGTTTTATCTTTTGTGATATTACCTAAATTTTCAGAAATGAGAACCGATTCCAAAAAGGCCGCGCAGCGTATCCAATCAATCGTATCAAAAGATGAAACCTTATACTCATTTGGTGCTCACGGGATTCCCAGTTTTGCATTTTATTATCATAAACCGATCCAAGAAATCACTTGGGAAGAACTTTCGAAAATAGAAGGTTACATCCTTGTTTCCGAATCTGATTTCCAAGTTTGGAAAGGGCTGGGTCTTAAATGGGAAGGTCTCGGTGAAACTCTATCTGTCTACGCCTATGATAGAAACAAAAAGTTAAACCTAAGGCTTGTAAAGGCAACAAAACCCTAG
- a CDS encoding M3 family metallopeptidase produces MFPEFHSENLPKKESAILEKMESNKEFIKTLLKIEKPTFQNFVKPYQRIQTELGDLVTEISHLNSVKNNEESQTIYSRLLPVLSEYYTDLGQNEDIFSSFLKIQTSEKNLKPEASKVLENEIRDFRLSGVGLDKETKDSLKQLLIRLSDLSNQFSQNVLNATNAFALYLSEEEVKGLPESEKNSAKQEDGTYKFTLHFPSYIAYMTYGENREIRKKLYDGYCTRAPENGKLMEEILELRDKEAKLLGYPTFSHLSLATKVADTPEQVIEFLDHLAIKAKPIALQELNEIKNFAKKLGQTDLEPWDLTFYSEKLKKESFSYDEEIYRPYLEKETVINGTFVFLQKLLGVVFKQVNTPVWEPSVLCYDLVVEGETRSRLYLDLEVRSEKKGGAWMHNWKPHFQDETGKTELPVAFVVASFPKATNTQPSLLRPSDVVTLFHELGHALHHLLSRVNEAFVSGVNGVEWDAVEFPSQFLENFAYEPKVLELFAKHYETKEPIPNSYIETMVKAKNFLSAMGVVRQLEFAKFDMLIHKEKPNEARVQEILDQVRKEVSVFSPPSYNKFQNSFTHIFAGGYAAGYYSYKWAELLSANAYYSFVDRGVFDLDHAAHFRKTVLEKGGSGNAMDLFRDFYGKDPDIDALLRLNGIAA; encoded by the coding sequence ATGTTTCCTGAATTTCATTCTGAAAATCTTCCTAAAAAAGAATCTGCCATTTTAGAAAAAATGGAGTCCAACAAAGAATTTATCAAAACTCTATTAAAGATAGAAAAACCAACATTTCAAAACTTTGTAAAACCTTACCAAAGAATCCAAACAGAACTAGGAGACCTTGTCACTGAAATCTCTCATCTCAACTCTGTTAAAAACAATGAAGAAAGCCAAACGATCTATAGCCGGCTATTACCGGTCCTCAGCGAGTATTATACGGACCTTGGACAAAACGAAGACATATTTTCCTCTTTTTTGAAAATTCAAACCTCGGAAAAAAATCTTAAACCCGAAGCATCCAAAGTTTTAGAAAACGAAATTCGTGATTTCCGATTGTCTGGCGTGGGCCTCGATAAAGAAACAAAAGATTCACTCAAACAACTTCTCATTCGTTTGTCAGACCTCTCCAACCAATTTTCACAAAATGTTTTAAATGCAACCAATGCCTTTGCACTTTACCTTTCCGAAGAGGAAGTAAAAGGCCTTCCCGAAAGCGAAAAAAACTCCGCAAAACAAGAAGACGGCACCTATAAATTCACATTACATTTTCCATCTTACATTGCTTATATGACTTATGGCGAAAACAGAGAGATCCGAAAAAAACTCTACGACGGTTATTGCACAAGAGCACCAGAAAATGGAAAATTGATGGAGGAAATTTTAGAACTCCGCGACAAAGAAGCAAAACTACTTGGATACCCTACTTTTTCTCATTTGAGTTTGGCTACAAAAGTGGCAGACACTCCAGAACAAGTAATCGAATTTTTAGACCATCTTGCGATAAAAGCAAAACCCATCGCCTTACAAGAACTAAATGAAATCAAAAATTTTGCTAAAAAATTAGGACAAACAGATCTCGAACCTTGGGATCTTACCTTCTATTCTGAAAAATTAAAAAAAGAATCCTTTTCTTATGATGAAGAAATCTATCGCCCATACTTAGAAAAAGAAACTGTCATAAACGGCACTTTTGTATTCCTTCAAAAACTACTAGGTGTTGTATTCAAACAAGTAAACACTCCCGTTTGGGAACCCTCTGTCCTTTGTTATGATCTAGTAGTAGAAGGGGAAACCAGATCTCGTTTGTATTTAGATTTAGAAGTGCGATCCGAAAAAAAAGGTGGTGCTTGGATGCACAATTGGAAACCACATTTCCAGGATGAAACTGGGAAAACAGAACTTCCAGTTGCCTTCGTAGTTGCTAGTTTTCCAAAAGCCACAAACACACAACCTTCCCTACTCAGACCAAGTGATGTGGTTACCCTCTTTCATGAACTAGGTCATGCCCTCCACCACCTACTCTCTCGTGTGAACGAAGCGTTTGTCAGTGGAGTGAACGGAGTGGAATGGGATGCAGTAGAATTCCCTTCTCAGTTTTTAGAAAACTTTGCTTATGAACCAAAGGTATTAGAACTATTTGCCAAACACTACGAAACAAAAGAACCAATTCCCAATTCTTATATTGAAACTATGGTGAAAGCCAAAAACTTTTTGTCCGCGATGGGAGTGGTCAGGCAGTTAGAATTTGCTAAGTTCGATATGTTGATCCATAAGGAAAAACCAAACGAAGCGAGAGTGCAGGAAATTTTAGACCAAGTGAGAAAAGAGGTATCTGTTTTTTCACCACCATCTTACAACAAGTTCCAAAATTCCTTCACCCATATTTTTGCCGGCGGGTATGCAGCGGGATACTATTCTTATAAATGGGCTGAGTTACTTTCAGCAAATGCCTATTACTCGTTTGTGGATCGTGGAGTGTTTGACTTAGATCATGCTGCGCATTTTAGAAAAACCGTTTTAGAAAAAGGTGGTTCTGGAAATGCAATGGACCTTTTCCGAGATTTTTATGGAAAAGATCCTGATATTGATGCTTTGTTAAGATTAAACGGAATTGCCGCTTAA
- a CDS encoding Sec-independent protein translocase subunit TatA/TatB — protein MPSNPFSFQAPIAFFNLGPWEIALIVFLALLFFGGKRLPSLAKDLGSGIKEFRKSLTGQEDEPSQTSFPQEEPKSASTGATKSAKKKKA, from the coding sequence ATGCCATCCAATCCGTTTTCTTTTCAAGCACCTATTGCTTTTTTTAATTTAGGACCATGGGAGATTGCACTCATTGTCTTCTTAGCGTTACTTTTTTTTGGTGGAAAACGCCTTCCAAGCCTTGCAAAAGATTTGGGTTCCGGAATCAAAGAATTTCGTAAATCACTCACAGGCCAGGAAGACGAACCATCCCAAACTAGTTTCCCACAAGAAGAACCAAAGTCAGCTTCCACGGGTGCTACCAAATCTGCGAAAAAGAAAAAAGCATAA
- the tatC gene encoding twin-arginine translocase subunit TatC, producing the protein MSLGDHLEELRLRLIYSILVVSVFMIGTLYFGSEIHSFLIQPYKSVLGPDAHFFQIQLMAPFLIYLKTSFILSVLVSLPFLLYILWGFIAPAVDTRTEKWGKFIILFSTLLFWSGLALCWFTVFENFLRVFLVVLRPDGVDPYLPIDEYYDLFFNLHLVFGASFQLPIVLILLGRIGILSSRFLISRWREAVLIIAVVSAVLSPGPDVFSMLMLLVPLSFLFFLSAIIMKVLETTDRK; encoded by the coding sequence ATGTCCCTGGGGGATCATTTAGAAGAACTCCGCCTAAGACTTATCTATTCCATTTTAGTCGTGTCTGTTTTTATGATTGGCACGTTATATTTTGGGAGTGAGATCCATTCCTTTCTCATCCAACCGTATAAGTCCGTTTTGGGTCCGGATGCTCATTTTTTCCAGATCCAATTGATGGCGCCGTTTCTGATTTATCTCAAAACATCGTTTATCTTATCTGTTCTTGTTTCTTTACCATTTTTGTTGTACATCCTTTGGGGGTTCATTGCTCCGGCTGTGGACACAAGGACAGAAAAATGGGGAAAGTTCATCATCCTATTTTCCACCCTACTCTTTTGGTCAGGACTTGCTCTTTGTTGGTTTACCGTCTTTGAAAACTTTCTAAGGGTTTTTCTTGTGGTGCTTAGGCCAGACGGAGTGGATCCCTATTTACCGATTGACGAATATTATGATTTGTTTTTTAATTTGCACCTAGTGTTTGGTGCTTCTTTTCAATTACCAATTGTTCTCATCTTACTTGGTAGAATAGGAATCCTTTCTTCTCGTTTTCTGATTTCCAGATGGAGAGAGGCAGTTCTAATCATCGCTGTTGTATCAGCCGTTTTATCTCCAGGCCCAGATGTTTTTTCTATGTTAATGTTACTTGTTCCTCTTAGTTTTCTATTCTTTCTTTCTGCAATCATTATGAAAGTATTGGAAACAACAGATCGCAAATGA
- a CDS encoding SCO family protein: MIQKVFLGLLFCVFSFGCGSGFEFTELPIGGNIEAVDKAGHSISFKSMQEPVLLVFFGYTYCPDFCPNTLAKIKTAIEPLTDEEKTKFKVVFISVDPVRDSPETTTKYVRFYLEQSIGLSFSQDTTNQILKQYAAYVEKTEDGQSFDHSTYIYVLDKNRKTRKLIKSTDSKEVITKSIQLLSGNSV, from the coding sequence ATGATTCAAAAAGTATTTTTAGGATTACTTTTTTGTGTTTTTTCGTTTGGATGTGGTTCTGGATTTGAATTCACCGAACTACCGATTGGTGGGAATATTGAAGCCGTTGACAAAGCGGGACATTCTATTTCATTCAAATCGATGCAGGAGCCAGTGTTACTTGTATTTTTTGGGTATACCTATTGCCCTGACTTTTGTCCTAACACGCTCGCAAAAATCAAAACTGCCATAGAACCCTTAACCGATGAAGAAAAAACAAAATTCAAAGTGGTTTTTATTTCTGTGGATCCAGTTCGTGATTCCCCCGAAACAACTACCAAATACGTAAGGTTTTATCTAGAACAATCCATCGGGCTTTCTTTTTCGCAGGACACAACCAATCAAATTCTAAAACAATACGCAGCTTATGTGGAAAAAACGGAAGATGGCCAAAGTTTTGACCACTCTACCTATATTTATGTTTTAGACAAAAATCGGAAAACTCGAAAACTCATCAAGTCCACCGATTCCAAAGAAGTGATTACTAAATCAATACAGTTGTTAAGCGGCAATTCCGTTTAA
- a CDS encoding thiol-disulfide oxidoreductase DCC family protein, with protein sequence MPPEKSKIVFFDGVCHLCMGSVQFLLKRNQKENLYFSAIGSETFFSLIPKDKIPNLPDSILYWKEGELYLESDAILQLVRELKFPWFLFYGFLFVPRIFRNFIYRWIAKHRYNWFGKADACMIPSPNIKKRFLD encoded by the coding sequence ATGCCACCTGAAAAAAGTAAAATTGTTTTCTTTGATGGAGTTTGCCACTTGTGTATGGGCTCAGTTCAGTTTCTTTTGAAGAGAAACCAAAAAGAAAATTTATATTTTTCGGCGATTGGCTCCGAAACTTTTTTTTCCCTGATCCCCAAAGACAAAATTCCTAACCTTCCCGATAGCATTCTTTATTGGAAAGAAGGGGAATTGTATTTGGAATCCGATGCGATTTTGCAATTGGTTCGTGAGTTAAAGTTCCCCTGGTTTTTATTTTATGGGTTTTTGTTTGTTCCTCGTATTTTTCGAAATTTCATTTACCGATGGATCGCCAAACATCGATATAACTGGTTTGGGAAAGCAGATGCCTGTATGATTCCCTCACCAAATATCAAAAAACGTTTTTTAGACTAG
- a CDS encoding hybrid sensor histidine kinase/response regulator, with protein MQTNLEASGMIEFFKVLPNLFSGGVYLTDPKTGQILFSNDFFKNNLGCHKTIEECLESELLTWVAEEDKVNFREQFLSPNKHFDRDTISGDYRFRMPNEVLVRWFQFEKKKVNIPNMDSDLQIVFVRDVTNEKTNEINIVEQIQFFLGLFENASVGMALQDWEGGYFRVNPRFTEITGYSFQNLTDLNIKRIKGETISEEEMEYFGFFKEGAEESRLTRKDGRRINVYRRISAFRNSQGKPDFYYVFLDDVTEKKQLESYQLHSQKMETIGSLATNIAHDLNNYLQPIHVFSQLGEEEIQSGNFDKIRILEYLGKIRMGADNARSMIHRIIKYSKVKDENYATKMEISSVVESSIPLVNAGLPKNVEAQFDFHKSPLYTKLDAVRFSKILCELTSGGLLVWDDRKRGMVRIQTLPADEFKLLVSIEFTGLSLPSLSGLNTLDFVNFGDEEFQWAGMHLINRYVKNWGGEFYIEKPEPMTVIINIFLPLEEGQTVPGISKSTVSSDPKDVWAEISKKEIWIVEDDEAASEAICFVLSQKNVTPKVFRSASIALETLKLRAPDFILSDYRMREMNGLNLIRKIKQLNPNLSAVLYTGNMDGLDSEELDNEGILVRSKPISIDELYETILLSFGFL; from the coding sequence ATGCAAACGAATCTAGAAGCAAGCGGAATGATAGAATTCTTTAAGGTCTTGCCCAACCTATTTTCCGGTGGTGTGTATTTAACAGATCCAAAAACCGGTCAGATTTTATTTTCGAACGATTTTTTTAAAAACAATTTGGGTTGTCACAAAACCATTGAGGAGTGTTTGGAGTCCGAACTTTTGACCTGGGTTGCGGAAGAAGACAAAGTTAATTTTCGAGAGCAGTTTCTTTCTCCGAACAAACATTTTGATCGCGATACCATTTCCGGGGATTATCGATTTCGTATGCCGAATGAAGTTCTTGTTCGTTGGTTTCAATTCGAAAAGAAAAAAGTAAACATTCCTAATATGGATTCGGATTTACAAATTGTTTTCGTCCGCGATGTCACTAATGAAAAAACAAATGAAATCAACATTGTGGAACAGATCCAATTTTTTCTCGGGCTTTTTGAGAATGCTTCGGTCGGGATGGCATTACAAGATTGGGAAGGTGGATATTTTCGAGTTAACCCTCGTTTTACAGAAATCACTGGATACAGTTTTCAGAACTTAACGGATTTGAATATCAAACGGATTAAGGGAGAAACCATCTCCGAAGAAGAAATGGAATATTTTGGTTTTTTTAAGGAAGGAGCAGAAGAGTCAAGGCTTACAAGAAAGGATGGCAGAAGGATCAATGTGTATCGCCGAATCAGTGCCTTTCGAAACTCACAAGGGAAACCGGATTTTTATTATGTGTTTTTGGATGATGTCACTGAGAAAAAACAATTAGAGTCTTATCAGTTACATTCACAGAAAATGGAAACTATTGGAAGTTTGGCGACAAACATTGCCCACGACTTAAATAATTACCTGCAACCAATTCATGTATTCTCTCAGTTGGGTGAGGAGGAGATTCAATCAGGTAATTTTGACAAAATTCGTATTTTGGAGTATTTAGGGAAAATTAGAATGGGTGCAGATAACGCTCGTTCGATGATACATAGAATCATCAAATACTCTAAGGTAAAAGATGAGAATTATGCAACTAAGATGGAAATTTCATCGGTTGTTGAATCTTCTATCCCACTTGTGAATGCAGGTTTACCAAAAAATGTGGAAGCACAATTTGATTTTCATAAATCTCCCCTTTATACCAAATTGGATGCGGTTCGGTTTTCAAAAATTCTTTGTGAGTTAACTTCTGGAGGCCTTCTTGTTTGGGATGATCGCAAACGGGGAATGGTTCGGATCCAAACTCTGCCTGCCGATGAATTTAAACTTTTGGTTTCTATTGAATTTACAGGTCTTTCTTTACCAAGTCTTTCGGGACTGAATACCCTTGACTTTGTGAATTTTGGGGATGAAGAGTTCCAGTGGGCAGGAATGCATCTAATCAATCGGTATGTGAAAAACTGGGGAGGGGAGTTTTATATAGAAAAACCAGAACCAATGACGGTGATCATCAATATTTTCCTTCCTTTGGAAGAAGGACAAACGGTTCCAGGGATCTCCAAGTCCACTGTCAGTAGTGATCCAAAAGATGTCTGGGCTGAAATTTCGAAAAAAGAAATCTGGATTGTAGAGGATGATGAAGCGGCAAGTGAAGCCATTTGTTTTGTATTATCACAAAAAAATGTAACTCCAAAGGTTTTTCGAAGTGCGTCCATTGCATTGGAAACATTAAAATTGCGAGCCCCAGATTTTATTTTATCAGACTATCGGATGCGCGAAATGAATGGGTTAAACCTAATACGTAAAATCAAACAATTAAACCCTAATCTTTCTGCTGTTTTGTATACGGGAAATATGGATGGATTGGATTCTGAGGAGTTGGACAACGAAGGGATACTGGTTCGTTCCAAACCAATATCCATCGATGAACTTTACGAAACGATTTTGTTATCGTTTGGGTTTCTTTGA
- a CDS encoding alpha/beta hydrolase encodes MRILIKWVIAITLILSSFLVSTYNWSTGEYNYDSTRKFENFDAFYQNELSISAKENTRPNNEELLVRVSEEKTPIVIVYIHGFGASRGEGEEVTNKLTEYFGANTYYLRLPGHGTNPEDHLNTGFQNYLQDAEDSLIYARELGEKTVVIGTSMGGNIASYLAAKHPDLVDSLILASPFYDFDDPSAHIFRFHWGKSFINAIKGEMRISKTDPKDESAKYWYLDQYFGAIQNILNLKRFVDKDNPYPRIVSPTLLMYYYKSEREHDFVASVPAMLKVYDLIQSGSNPNPKNKLLKIENGSHVLLSKYVKTDKELIEKEVIQFIKDSTGAEEAPKTKSKKPKR; translated from the coding sequence ATGAGAATATTAATCAAATGGGTGATTGCCATCACTCTCATTCTATCTTCATTTCTAGTATCCACTTACAACTGGTCTACCGGCGAATACAATTATGATTCCACTCGCAAATTCGAAAATTTCGATGCCTTTTATCAAAACGAACTGAGTATCAGTGCCAAAGAAAATACAAGACCCAACAACGAAGAATTACTCGTCCGAGTTTCGGAAGAAAAAACTCCAATTGTCATCGTTTACATCCACGGATTTGGAGCCAGTCGTGGCGAAGGGGAAGAAGTCACAAACAAACTTACAGAATACTTTGGTGCCAATACTTATTACTTACGTTTACCAGGACATGGAACCAATCCAGAAGATCACCTAAATACAGGATTTCAAAACTACCTACAAGATGCAGAAGATAGTTTGATTTATGCAAGAGAACTTGGTGAAAAGACCGTAGTGATAGGAACAAGTATGGGTGGAAACATTGCTTCCTATTTAGCGGCAAAACATCCGGATTTAGTCGACTCTTTAATCCTTGCTTCACCTTTTTACGATTTTGATGACCCAAGTGCTCATATCTTCCGATTCCATTGGGGAAAATCTTTTATCAATGCAATCAAAGGAGAGATGCGTATTTCAAAAACGGATCCTAAAGACGAGTCAGCTAAGTATTGGTATTTGGATCAATATTTTGGAGCCATTCAAAATATTCTAAATCTAAAAAGATTTGTAGATAAAGACAATCCTTACCCAAGAATTGTATCTCCCACCTTACTCATGTACTACTATAAATCAGAAAGAGAACATGATTTTGTTGCATCGGTTCCTGCAATGTTAAAAGTTTATGATTTGATTCAGTCTGGATCTAATCCAAACCCAAAAAACAAACTTTTAAAAATTGAAAATGGTTCCCATGTATTACTTTCTAAGTATGTGAAAACAGATAAAGAACTCATAGAAAAGGAAGTCATTCAGTTTATCAAAGATAGCACAGGCGCCGAAGAAGCTCCTAAAACAAAATCAAAGAAACCCAAACGATAA